Below is a genomic region from Streptomyces sp. RPA4-2.
ATCACGGGACGGGCACCGGTGAGGTGTTCCGAGGCCGGTCCGCACCTCCATGGATCGTGATCCACTTTCGGGTGATGGCTTGGTTGGGGGTGGGGTGGCGGGGTGTGGCGGGTTGGGGGTGGGGGCGGGTGTGGGTAAGGGGTGTGGGGTCTGGTGGGGCGTCAACTTGGTGCGTTCATGGGGTGAATGGACGGTACATGTGAGTGTTACGGCGATATGGATGATCCGTAACGCACCTCCGTGTATCGCCCACATCGGGTGGTGGTGGGGGCATGGTGTGGGTGTCGGCCGGTAAGGGCCGGCTGTACTACTCGCACACACTGTCCTTCCTGTGCGGCCCGTTCTGTGGGCCGTGTGGGGTGGGGGTGCCAGCACCATGTAGGGGGACTTCATGTCCGCATCTGTGACTGTCCGTCGTCTTGCCGCTGCCGCGGTGACCGTGGCCGCGGTGGCGGGGGCGTCGGCGTTGCCGGCGTCCGCGGCCGACCATGCTCCGCGGCACCGGGCGGCGGTGCAGATCAGTAATGTGCACTACGACTCTCCGGACCGTCACCACCGTTCGAACCTGAACGACGAGTGGGTGGCCATCACCAACACCACGCGTCAGACGGTGAATCTGGACCGGTGGACGCTGTCGGACCGTGACGGGCGTACGTACACGTTCCACCACTACCGTCTGGGCGGCCGGGCGACCGTGCGGGTCCACACCGGTATCGGCCGCGACACCTTCCGCGACCTGTTCCAGGACCGTCGCAACTCGGTGTGGGACAGGCGTGCCGACAGTGCGACCCTGCGCAACGACCACCGTCGCCTCGTCGACACGGTCACCTGGGGCGGCCACCGCGGCGGCGGCCACGGCGGCGGCCACCACTGACCCCGCCCCACCCCTGACCGCAGCACCCGCACACCGATAGACCACCACCCGACGGCGCGCCACCGGCCCACCCGGCCACGGCGCGCCCTCGGCGTGTCTCCGGCCGTACCAGCGGGTGTTGGCGTCCATGGCCGGCGGACGCGTTCGGGGCGCACCCACCGCCGGGGTTCGTGTACCCGTCCGCGGAAGCCGTGCTGCCCGGACGCTCGGCCCGTTCGGGCTGTCGACGGAGTAACCTGGAGTCACCGAGGGTCTTTCGCGCACTGACTTCCATGTCCTTGTCACTTTCGGCGATTGGCTACACCGGGCCGATTGCGGTCGGCTCGGAGCCGGGTTCGCGTCATGACTGCGATCGTTTCCCTCACGCCGATTCCTGGACGCAGGCCCTCGTCTCCGTCCTTCGGGGCGCCTTCCGCTTTGCTCGGTTCCTCGCCGACGGCGTTGCCCGATCTGCCATGGGGCCGGATCACCGGGGACCGGGCGAACCACCCGTACTGGCTCACTGCCCCGGGCATGGTTCCCGTCGTCGAGCGGGTGCAGCCGCCGCCGGTCTCGGCGCTCTGGCTGATGGCCGCCGGGAGAAAGTGCCTGCGCACCTCGCACGTGGGGCGGCTGATGGTGGAGGCGGCGCGCCTGCGCACGGTGTCGGAGACCGACCGGACCGTTCAGGCGGCCTGGGACTCCGACGAGGACCACGACGACGAAGCCCGCGATCCGATGGACGTGCGGATCCCGGTCCCGCGCACACCGTGATCGTGACGGCCGTACAGGGCCGACGTGGCAGAGCCTTCAACAGCAGCCCGTGACCCCGGCCGCACCGCAGACGACAGGCCGGGGTCCCCCCGTGCCGTGGGCTTCCGGACCGCTCGGATCCGGGGCCGTCATCGACGTAAGGAATGTGAGAACCATGGGTGTTCTGATCACCGTGCTGGCGGTGGCGGCCGCGGCCGGGCTCGTCCTGCTCGCCCTGAGCCTGCGCAACGTCCAGCAGTACGAGAAGGGCGTGGTGTTCCGGTTCGGGCGGCTGCTGCCGGACATCCGCGGGCCGGGCCTGCGTGTCATCCGGCCGATCGGCGACCGGATGCGGAAGGTGTCCGTACAGACCGAGGTCCTCGGTATCCCGCCGCAAGGGTCCATCACCGCCGACAACGTGACCCTCACCGTTGACGCGGTCGTCTACTTCAAGGTCATCGACCCCGTCAAAGCCCTGGTGAACGTACGCGACTACCCCGCCGCCGTCTCTCAGATAGCCCAGACATCGCTCCGCTCGGTCATCGGCAGGGCCGACCTGGACACGCT
It encodes:
- a CDS encoding lamin tail domain-containing protein, yielding MSASVTVRRLAAAAVTVAAVAGASALPASAADHAPRHRAAVQISNVHYDSPDRHHRSNLNDEWVAITNTTRQTVNLDRWTLSDRDGRTYTFHHYRLGGRATVRVHTGIGRDTFRDLFQDRRNSVWDRRADSATLRNDHRRLVDTVTWGGHRGGGHGGGHH